A window of Paenibacillus polygoni contains these coding sequences:
- a CDS encoding sigma-70 family RNA polymerase sigma factor gives MDLVELAVKAKQGDEEAFVERMSVDKHKLYGIAYSYMLNQQDALDAVQETVSKVWAKRKSLKQPEYFTTWVIRILIRVCMDEQKKKRREVPTAASYMGYDAVLAPQSVDSDHKLDMEKRIRKLQPKYRMVIVLKYYRDLTIPDIAELMDKPEGTIRTWLHKGLKQMRTEMLDEEDQEEKERPWTEDRKVRKYV, from the coding sequence GTGGATTTAGTAGAACTCGCTGTAAAAGCAAAACAAGGAGATGAAGAAGCGTTCGTAGAGCGAATGAGTGTAGACAAGCATAAATTATACGGGATTGCCTATTCCTATATGCTCAATCAGCAGGATGCGCTAGATGCGGTCCAAGAAACGGTGAGCAAAGTATGGGCAAAACGGAAATCACTGAAGCAACCCGAATATTTTACAACATGGGTCATTCGAATCTTAATACGCGTATGTATGGATGAACAGAAGAAGAAACGTAGAGAGGTACCTACAGCTGCGAGTTACATGGGATATGATGCAGTACTTGCTCCGCAAAGTGTAGACTCGGATCACAAATTAGATATGGAGAAACGGATTAGAAAATTGCAGCCGAAATATCGGATGGTCATCGTACTGAAATATTACCGTGACCTTACTATTCCTGATATCGCTGAACTTATGGACAAGCCGGAAGGAACGATCCGAACCTGGCTTCATAAGGGACTGAAACAAATGAGAACAGAGATGTTGGACGAAGAGGATCAGGAAGAAAAAGAAAGGCCATGGACTGAGGACAGGAAGGTGAGGAAATATGTCTGA
- a CDS encoding DUF4179 domain-containing protein, translating to MKDEVEEQNVAQMMKKVSNDSSKSQTPELDTAKLPRNSKKPRNRWSKRLFYIAGFTVVFLMTILVLEKNGVSEEERIVMEKLSGELSYLKLIRDDQTLYNAVKHDLLQDVHMTDTDGDYSLTVDGLIADEKKVVMLYTLTAPNQASRKDSSLRYEILDGNKEHLSSYSHASLLTVYDKESSNKMLTDVGFIDITWFPEWGTTPDTLVLNIELDDRKFSMTIPNDQSRYVDMKKTYQLEEALTIGDQKLTVHEAVVTPLVAYVRISADPLNTRNINGMISLALMNEEGKYYPSRGGLGDLMSPEGLNARFISNYFDSSPVSLVSEGAYISDKNKKLVINTDTKKTLLAPSEHITLSEAIEKDEEIDITIQAKNIDVPTPNGYWQFRLLDRSVAFTDATGTEFMILDDSRAGSSFNEETAEQMFYYSLPKEDYKQPLTFEVHEYPGFVKEKVKIMLDSK from the coding sequence ATGAAAGACGAAGTGGAAGAACAAAATGTAGCACAAATGATGAAAAAAGTATCGAATGACTCTTCTAAAAGTCAAACTCCGGAATTAGATACCGCGAAATTACCTAGAAACAGTAAGAAACCTAGAAATAGGTGGTCAAAACGATTGTTTTATATTGCGGGATTTACCGTTGTCTTTCTTATGACCATCCTCGTACTGGAGAAGAATGGAGTATCAGAAGAGGAAAGGATCGTAATGGAAAAATTATCAGGGGAATTAAGCTATTTGAAGCTGATAAGAGACGATCAAACGCTCTATAACGCGGTGAAACATGATTTATTGCAAGATGTACATATGACAGACACAGATGGAGATTATTCACTAACGGTAGATGGCCTCATAGCTGATGAGAAAAAAGTGGTAATGTTGTACACGTTAACTGCACCGAATCAAGCAAGCAGGAAAGATTCTTCACTTAGGTATGAAATACTTGATGGAAATAAAGAACACCTTAGCAGTTACAGTCATGCGAGTCTGCTTACCGTCTACGATAAAGAAAGTTCTAACAAAATGTTGACAGATGTTGGCTTTATAGACATCACATGGTTTCCCGAATGGGGAACCACTCCCGATACATTAGTTCTCAACATTGAACTCGATGATAGAAAATTTAGTATGACTATTCCGAATGATCAGAGTCGTTATGTTGATATGAAGAAAACATACCAACTTGAAGAAGCTCTTACTATTGGGGATCAAAAATTAACGGTACATGAAGCCGTTGTTACTCCTCTTGTAGCTTACGTAAGAATCTCAGCAGATCCGCTGAATACAAGGAATATAAACGGGATGATTTCCTTAGCTCTAATGAACGAGGAAGGGAAATACTATCCAAGTCGAGGGGGATTAGGAGATCTCATGTCTCCAGAAGGTTTGAATGCACGATTTATCAGTAATTACTTTGATTCCTCACCAGTATCTCTGGTGTCAGAGGGGGCTTACATTTCGGATAAGAATAAAAAGTTAGTTATTAATACAGATACAAAGAAAACTCTGCTTGCTCCAAGTGAGCACATTACCCTTTCGGAAGCCATTGAGAAGGATGAAGAGATTGATATTACGATTCAGGCTAAAAATATAGATGTACCTACTCCAAATGGATATTGGCAATTTAGGTTATTAGATCGCAGCGTTGCCTTTACAGATGCAACAGGTACTGAATTTATGATACTGGATGATTCGAGAGCAGGATCGAGTTTTAACGAGGAAACGGCAGAACAAATGTTTTATTATTCATTACCGAAAGAGGATTATAAACAGCCGCTGACCTTTGAAGTCCATGAGTATCCTGGTTTTGTGAAGGAAAAAGTAAAAATTATGCTTGATTCAAAATAG
- a CDS encoding DUF4956 domain-containing protein: protein MSATVSTTAAATQATTDTTNFTDIIKKSVMENFTSDISISEIIISLAVAFLIGLFIFTLYKRVFSGVLYSKSFNVSLIGMTMVTAMVIIAINSNLVLSLGMVGALSIVRFRTPIKDPTDLIFLFWAAAAGIVSGAGFYTLAALGSAIIGLILFFFIKRTSLDTPYLLVVNCDSDATEKQIHEQLVGIVKRYNVKQKTVTAGNIEVTFEVRLKDSEGSFVNQLTGIQGVKNAVLISYNGDYVS from the coding sequence ATGTCAGCAACAGTTTCTACGACGGCAGCAGCGACACAAGCTACTACCGACACTACGAATTTTACAGATATTATTAAAAAATCGGTGATGGAAAACTTCACATCCGATATTAGTATTTCCGAAATTATTATCAGTTTAGCGGTCGCTTTTCTGATTGGTCTCTTTATTTTCACACTTTATAAGCGTGTATTCAGTGGAGTGCTTTACTCCAAAAGCTTTAATGTTTCTCTGATTGGAATGACGATGGTAACTGCGATGGTCATCATTGCGATCAACTCTAACCTCGTATTGTCTCTTGGTATGGTTGGTGCGCTGTCCATTGTTCGTTTTAGAACACCGATTAAAGACCCGACAGATCTGATTTTCTTGTTCTGGGCAGCGGCAGCAGGGATTGTCTCTGGTGCAGGATTCTATACACTTGCAGCTCTCGGTTCCGCTATTATTGGTCTTATTCTCTTCTTCTTTATTAAGAGAACATCTCTTGATACTCCTTACCTTCTCGTTGTAAATTGCGACAGCGATGCTACGGAAAAACAAATTCACGAACAACTAGTCGGCATCGTAAAACGCTACAACGTAAAACAAAAAACCGTTACTGCAGGCAACATTGAAGTCACCTTTGAAGTTCGTTTGAAGGACAGCGAAGGCAGCTTTGTTAACCAGCTTACTGGAATTCAAGGTGTTAAGAATGCGGTGCTCATCAGCTATAACGGTGACTATGTATCCTAA
- a CDS encoding purple acid phosphatase family protein, producing MNRKDTMWIIIFAVFLVAAVLGMQWYSKGNLDTQANPVVISTISEDSTTSRAFTWQTDNPNLSARLQIVKGKDTSFKGDQILNFEGTTTSLVLDNGETVGVHKVEATGLSPGTVYQYRVGDGSKEGWSDALTFETAPEEEDFSFIYAADSQGETQSDFELWKNTMDQAFTMFPDASFVVHAGDFVDDAGSDDAWNYFLEESTSWISRIPIVPVIGNNDVMDDKFERFASYFYTPDNGASKLSGTETNYSFDYGSAHIAVLNTEGSIKQQTEWLKEDLSSTDKEWKLVAMHRPVYGGNMYKKIQDWAEIFDEYEVDLVLQGHNHEYSRSYPLKQGEITGDGSDLIRNHEGTVYVVANASGPKFNEKKENQFYHKIHFQNNKQMFAGITIRGNTLTYQAYDVDGKLLDVFSIEHEE from the coding sequence ATGAACCGAAAGGATACAATGTGGATTATCATATTTGCTGTGTTTCTTGTTGCGGCAGTGCTAGGTATGCAGTGGTACTCCAAAGGGAATTTAGATACGCAAGCAAACCCGGTCGTAATAAGTACGATAAGCGAAGATTCTACGACGAGCCGCGCGTTTACTTGGCAAACGGATAATCCGAACTTGTCTGCAAGACTTCAGATTGTAAAAGGGAAGGACACCTCTTTTAAAGGGGATCAAATCTTGAATTTCGAAGGAACAACGACATCTCTTGTGCTGGATAATGGGGAAACGGTCGGAGTTCATAAAGTAGAGGCAACCGGACTATCACCGGGTACCGTATATCAATACCGTGTTGGAGACGGATCAAAGGAAGGATGGAGCGATGCACTTACCTTTGAAACCGCTCCTGAAGAAGAGGATTTCTCCTTTATTTATGCTGCGGATTCGCAAGGTGAGACGCAAAGTGATTTTGAACTTTGGAAGAATACAATGGATCAAGCCTTTACCATGTTTCCAGATGCCTCGTTTGTCGTCCATGCGGGAGACTTTGTGGATGATGCGGGTTCAGATGATGCGTGGAACTATTTTCTGGAAGAGAGCACTTCCTGGATTAGCCGTATCCCGATCGTGCCTGTCATCGGTAATAACGATGTGATGGATGATAAGTTTGAGCGATTTGCTTCTTACTTCTACACGCCAGATAACGGTGCATCTAAATTAAGCGGAACAGAAACCAATTACTCCTTTGATTATGGCAGTGCCCATATCGCTGTACTCAATACCGAGGGAAGTATCAAGCAGCAGACAGAGTGGCTCAAAGAAGATTTATCAAGTACAGATAAAGAGTGGAAATTGGTAGCGATGCATCGTCCAGTATATGGCGGAAACATGTATAAGAAAATCCAGGACTGGGCGGAAATCTTTGATGAATATGAGGTGGATTTGGTGCTTCAAGGCCATAATCATGAGTATTCGAGATCTTATCCGCTTAAGCAAGGAGAGATTACGGGAGATGGGTCTGATCTGATTCGTAATCACGAAGGAACCGTATATGTGGTTGCGAATGCAAGCGGTCCTAAATTCAATGAGAAAAAAGAGAATCAATTTTATCACAAAATTCATTTCCAGAATAATAAACAAATGTTTGCAGGAATCACGATTCGAGGTAACACTCTGACTTATCAGGCTTATGATGTGGATGGCAAACTGTTAGATGTGTTTAGTATTGAACATGAAGAATAG
- a CDS encoding family 43 glycosylhydrolase: MYPLFKRSKKAALLTTTLTVLLSVFGSTGAISVSEAKGANEQTSPVFQEASVHDPSVIKVDNTFYVFGSHLAAAKSTDLMSWNLIDSGVKDGNKLIPNVTEELKEALAWAQSDTLWAADVIQLEDGRFYMYYNACKGDSPRSALGVAVADNIEGPYKDEGILLKSGMWDEISEDGTIYDATKHPNVVDPDVFYDKNGKLWMVYGSYSGGIFILEMDPKTGKILPDQGYGEKLIGGNHSRIEGPYILYHPETDYYYMYLSYGGLDSVGGYNMRVVRSKNPDGPYLDAEGNDMTEVKADPSLPLFDDRSIEPFGVKLMGNFQFTREIGDPGSGSGLGYVSPGHNSAYYDEKTGKSFLIFHSRFPNQGEGHEIRVHEMYMNQDGWPVVAPYRYTDQEFKKNINANDVQGTYQIINHGKEITNAIKTPSKAVFDKKGKITGDVKGTWSLGKNGEAVVNVDGTQYKGVFSREWDSSKEQTVMTFTTLSNQGVALWGSRTEERKDKDVVAAVKKDLSIGDTTSVYQDLVLPVKASEDSTISWTSSNKEVVSNTGVVKRPIAGKGQATVQLVAKIQKGKVTGTKTFNVTVLPELTGPVIANYNFDDVQGTKVSDQSVNGLNGVLQGGATQLTSGKKGAALQFNGKDGYVQVPGLVTDAQDFTFAAWVKWNGGGDWQRIFDFGNGLGKHMFLTPSQHTGVLQFTIHNGVDQSLLSQAKLPQNEWTHVAVTLEGNTGTMYVNGQPVATNKEMTYNPKDLLANEAYLGKSRFAADPYFNGSLDEVSIYNQALSKEDIQSLFSK, from the coding sequence TTGTATCCATTATTCAAGCGCAGTAAGAAAGCAGCACTGCTCACGACAACCTTGACGGTTTTGTTAAGCGTCTTTGGTTCTACAGGAGCGATTTCTGTTAGTGAAGCGAAGGGGGCGAATGAGCAGACCAGCCCTGTTTTTCAAGAAGCTTCTGTTCATGATCCGTCCGTAATTAAAGTGGACAACACGTTTTATGTTTTTGGTTCTCACCTTGCCGCTGCCAAATCAACGGATTTAATGAGTTGGAACTTGATTGATTCGGGAGTGAAAGATGGGAATAAACTCATTCCGAATGTTACGGAAGAACTAAAAGAAGCTCTCGCCTGGGCACAGAGTGATACACTTTGGGCAGCGGATGTGATTCAACTCGAAGATGGACGTTTTTATATGTACTACAATGCTTGTAAAGGAGACTCTCCGAGATCAGCGCTCGGCGTAGCGGTTGCGGACAATATCGAAGGTCCTTATAAGGACGAAGGTATTCTGCTGAAGTCAGGTATGTGGGATGAGATCTCAGAAGATGGCACGATTTATGATGCTACAAAGCATCCAAATGTAGTCGATCCTGATGTGTTCTACGATAAGAATGGGAAGCTGTGGATGGTATACGGATCCTATTCGGGCGGAATTTTCATTCTTGAAATGGATCCAAAGACAGGCAAGATCTTGCCTGATCAAGGGTATGGCGAGAAATTAATTGGCGGTAATCACAGCCGTATTGAAGGACCTTATATTTTGTATCATCCAGAGACGGATTATTATTACATGTACTTATCTTATGGCGGACTTGACTCTGTTGGCGGATACAATATGAGAGTTGTTCGTTCCAAGAATCCGGATGGTCCTTACCTTGATGCAGAAGGCAATGATATGACTGAGGTCAAAGCAGATCCATCACTGCCGCTCTTTGATGATCGTTCCATCGAGCCTTTCGGCGTGAAACTAATGGGGAACTTTCAGTTCACAAGAGAAATTGGTGACCCTGGATCAGGTTCCGGTTTAGGTTATGTATCTCCGGGCCATAACTCCGCTTATTACGATGAAAAGACAGGCAAATCATTTTTAATCTTCCATAGTCGTTTCCCGAACCAAGGCGAGGGTCATGAAATTCGTGTACATGAGATGTATATGAATCAAGACGGCTGGCCTGTGGTAGCACCTTATCGTTATACGGATCAGGAATTTAAGAAGAATATTAATGCAAATGATGTTCAAGGCACCTACCAAATCATCAATCATGGTAAAGAGATTACGAATGCCATTAAAACTCCGTCAAAAGCGGTGTTTGACAAGAAAGGTAAGATTACAGGTGATGTGAAGGGTACTTGGAGTCTTGGGAAAAATGGGGAAGCAGTAGTGAATGTGGATGGTACACAGTATAAAGGCGTATTCTCCAGAGAGTGGGATTCATCCAAAGAACAGACGGTTATGACGTTTACTACACTTTCGAATCAAGGGGTTGCTCTATGGGGCAGTCGTACGGAAGAACGGAAAGATAAAGATGTGGTAGCTGCGGTGAAAAAAGATCTGTCGATCGGCGATACGACCTCCGTATACCAAGATCTTGTGCTACCCGTTAAAGCTAGTGAAGACAGCACAATCAGCTGGACTTCGTCTAATAAAGAAGTGGTTTCCAATACAGGGGTAGTGAAAAGACCTATAGCTGGTAAGGGTCAAGCTACGGTTCAACTTGTTGCAAAGATACAAAAAGGAAAAGTCACAGGAACAAAAACGTTCAACGTGACCGTTCTGCCCGAACTTACAGGGCCCGTCATTGCGAATTATAATTTTGACGATGTACAAGGAACGAAAGTAAGTGATCAATCTGTAAATGGACTAAACGGAGTGCTACAAGGGGGCGCAACGCAACTAACTTCAGGTAAAAAAGGAGCTGCCCTTCAGTTTAACGGAAAAGATGGTTATGTGCAGGTACCAGGACTCGTTACCGATGCTCAAGATTTCACATTTGCTGCATGGGTGAAATGGAATGGTGGAGGAGACTGGCAACGTATCTTTGATTTCGGAAATGGGCTTGGAAAACACATGTTCCTGACTCCTTCTCAGCATACAGGTGTACTACAGTTCACGATTCATAACGGTGTTGATCAAAGTTTGCTGTCACAAGCGAAACTTCCTCAGAACGAATGGACGCATGTAGCCGTAACGCTTGAGGGGAATACCGGTACGATGTATGTGAATGGACAGCCGGTTGCTACGAATAAAGAAATGACGTATAACCCGAAAGACTTGCTTGCTAACGAAGCATACCTTGGTAAAAGCAGATTTGCAGCGGATCCCTACTTCAATGGAAGTTTAGATGAGGTTAGCATCTATAATCAAGCCTTGAGCAAGGAAGATATTCAGAGTCTATTTTCAAAATAA
- a CDS encoding polyphosphate polymerase domain-containing protein produces MLTPAHVQLSKPVKYRNELKFLINQHQYMILRQRLRNIVKYDENVGDTGEYHIRSLYFDDMDNRALHEKLGGVRDRAKYRIRIYNVEDKVIHFEKKVKKGDLIAKQKVSLTREMYESIIAGDYEVLNVPEKPLMYEIYHEMRDRMLRPKVIVDYVREPFVCHHGNVRITFDKDLRTGLHSLDMFNKDLHPVRAIDENLMILEVKFDEYIPEYIRIALQLEGLNRQSASKYVICRKFLKYNTWEDY; encoded by the coding sequence ATGCTCACCCCAGCTCATGTGCAGCTTAGTAAACCTGTAAAGTACCGCAATGAACTTAAGTTTCTTATCAATCAGCATCAGTATATGATTCTGCGTCAAAGACTTAGAAACATTGTAAAGTACGATGAGAATGTAGGAGATACCGGAGAGTATCACATTCGAAGTTTGTACTTTGATGATATGGACAACCGTGCTCTTCACGAAAAACTGGGCGGTGTCCGGGACCGGGCTAAATACCGGATTCGAATCTACAATGTGGAAGACAAGGTCATTCATTTTGAGAAGAAAGTGAAAAAAGGGGATCTCATCGCAAAACAAAAAGTATCCCTGACAAGAGAAATGTATGAATCCATTATCGCTGGTGATTACGAAGTACTGAATGTTCCCGAAAAACCGCTGATGTACGAAATTTATCATGAAATGCGGGATCGGATGTTACGTCCCAAAGTCATTGTTGATTATGTAAGAGAGCCCTTTGTTTGTCACCATGGCAATGTGAGGATTACGTTTGATAAGGACCTTCGAACCGGCCTACACTCTCTTGATATGTTCAACAAAGATTTACATCCTGTAAGGGCAATCGATGAAAATCTGATGATTCTGGAAGTGAAATTTGATGAGTACATTCCGGAATACATACGGATTGCATTACAGCTTGAAGGATTAAACCGGCAATCGGCTTCAAAATATGTCATTTGCCGTAAGTTTCTAAAGTATAACACTTGGGAGGATTATTAA
- a CDS encoding DUF4184 family protein: MPLTFAHPAAVLPFIRNRTYLHFPALVLGSMAPDFEYFLRGRPSGEIGHTIIGFMTLNLFLVVLAYLVYRYIVYPPIFTNLPADVQNVLTSSSSSSFPRSKHPRKPKVIHVLVFVYSAWLGMATHVIWDSFTHQGGFMVLRWSLLQETLSISTYDLPVYKILQHGSTLFGLTIIFLFSLSRLWKHPSEVRISANSLHFNSKKWRYWLSLGVLMIVIFVLWMVIDPLSLSEYGVLVVRVIDSVIISFLLLSLVSLFWGPSSFRKRQ, encoded by the coding sequence ATGCCACTCACCTTTGCTCATCCAGCCGCTGTACTTCCTTTCATTCGAAACAGAACTTATCTTCATTTTCCCGCACTTGTTCTTGGAAGTATGGCACCCGATTTCGAGTATTTCCTGCGAGGTAGACCTTCAGGCGAAATCGGCCATACGATCATTGGATTCATGACGCTAAACCTTTTCCTCGTTGTCCTAGCTTATCTGGTATATCGGTATATTGTATATCCTCCTATATTCACCAATCTTCCTGCTGATGTGCAGAATGTCCTCACTTCTTCATCTTCTTCTTCGTTCCCGAGGTCAAAACACCCAAGGAAACCAAAAGTAATCCATGTCCTTGTTTTTGTCTATTCCGCTTGGCTCGGTATGGCAACCCATGTGATCTGGGATTCGTTTACACACCAAGGAGGGTTTATGGTCTTACGGTGGAGTCTCTTACAAGAAACCCTATCCATTTCCACGTATGACCTTCCCGTTTATAAAATACTGCAGCATGGCAGTACTTTATTTGGTTTAACCATTATATTTCTCTTCTCTCTAAGCCGTTTATGGAAGCACCCGAGCGAAGTGCGGATCTCTGCTAATTCATTACATTTCAATTCAAAGAAGTGGAGATACTGGTTATCTCTCGGCGTTCTGATGATTGTAATATTCGTGCTATGGATGGTGATAGATCCGTTATCCTTATCTGAATATGGAGTCCTTGTCGTGCGAGTGATTGACTCCGTCATTATCAGCTTTCTACTTTTATCACTTGTTTCTCTTTTCTGGGGGCCTTCCTCATTTCGAAAGAGACAATAA